In Candidatus Omnitrophota bacterium, the genomic stretch CGGGTTAGCGGGCGGCGTGCTGTTGGTGCCTGTGCTTGGAATATTTTACAGCTGTGTAGTAATAGCGGGGCTTAAGCTGACAACATCGGCGTGTTTCGCCGTATCAATGAAAAAAATACCGAAATAACCGCGCTCAACAACAAATCACAGGATCTTAATCACGATCAATGTCATATCATCATGCTGCTGCTTACCCTGAGAAAACGTTTTAAGATCCTCTTTTATTTTATCTATGATCTCCGATGATGCCATTGAGGCATTATCCCGCAGGATCTTCATCAGTCTGATAGTGCCGTATTCCTCATCTTTTAGATTTCTCGTTTCGGTAACACCGTCGGTATATAATACAATCATATCCTGCCTGCAGACAGACCGCGTTTCGGTCCCTATTACTATGCCTGGCCTGATACCTATAGGCATTGCCTGCGCTTTCAACAGACTGGCTTCCAGGAGCGGCGCCGTCAGCACAATGGGCGGGTTATGCCCGGCGTTGGCATAGCTAAAAGTCATGCGCCTTGTGTCAAGAACGGCGTAAAACAATGTCTCAAACATAGTGCTTCTTGACAACTCTATCATGCGCAAATTGGCATGTTCAATCATCATATGCGGAGAGTCAAACAATGAGGCATTTGACCTTATTATGGCCCTTGATAAGGCCACAAAAAGGGCGGCTGGGACGCCCTTGCCGGAGACATCGGCTATCACTATTCCGACTCTGTTGTCATCTATCGGTATAAAATCATAAAAATCCCCCCCAACCGTCATCGCCGGAATGGTCATAGCGGATATATCGGCGCCTGGGATTTCCGGCATTGAATCCGGCAAAAAACTCTGTTGTATTTTTTTGGCTATATTCAATTCGCTCAACAATCTTTCTTTATCGGATGTGGTTTTTTGCAATTTTGCGATATGCTGTTTCAAATCAACCGACATTTTGTTGAAATAAACCGCCAAATCCGATAATTCGTCATTGCCTCTTACCTTTACTGAATATTCAAGGTCGCCGGCGGCAACCCTTTGGAATCCTTTCTTGAGCGCCGTTACTTTGCAGGACATCCCGCCTGATAAAAAATACGCAAATATCAAAGAAAGTATAATTCCAAACACAAGGCTTAATAAAAGATGCCTTTTAACCCCCGATTCTGCGCGATGTATATCCTCGGCCTTCATGTCAACTCCGAGAACGGCCACGCAGTTTCCGTCTTTGTCCCGAATCGGGGCATAACCTGAAAGGAACTGCCCCCAGTTATCGCTTGTAACCGACGTGTCTGCCGACGGACGGGTAAAACCTTTCAAGAGCTGGGGAAAATTTGACGCGTCATATTCGTCACCAGGCTGGGCAGTGTTTCCGGCATCTTCTGTGCCAATATCAACATCAAGGACAAACCTCAACACGCCTTGTTTAACTCTATCTTTTCTAAATATATAAATATATTTTATGGATGGGGCCTTTGATTGGACAAGGGACAGGGCCTCTTCTATATGCTTATACGCGGGGGTATGCGCGCCCGAAGCGTCAAGAGGTATTGACAGCAGTTCGTCGGCATCAACTCCGGATGAGGCTATTTGGGCTATCTCTATTAGATTATCCCTGATATTGTTAAGGGTAAAATCCGAAGCATAACGGCAGGCAAATAAACCTGATACAAAACATACAATAGCCACAACACCCGCAAAGGATATTATTAATTTTATCCTGAACCTGCCCAAAGGGCTGTGCATATTGTCCGCCGTTTGTTTTTTTAAGTTATTGCCTGATATTAGTTTTAAACAAAAAACATAAACCTATTTATCAGATTATAACAGCCATGCCAATATTTGGCAATAAATTTTCAAGATTGGTTTTATTAAAGAAAATTCCAAGATAGCCAAAAAAGAATTCGCATGAATCCGGGATACCGCGCGCCAATCACCCCTTGCAAACAGTATTCCTGCCCCGGGCCTTGGCCTGGTATAGGGCGGTATCAGCCTTTTGCACGAGTAATTGTTGATTTTTTTCGCGGTCCAATTCAGCGACTCCGAGGCTTATAGTTACCTTGCAGGAGCGTTTCATGTATCTGAATATTTTGTTTTCAACGGCCTTCCTGATGCGTTCGGCAAACCCCATCGCTTCTTTGGCCGTTGTCTGCGGAAGCATAATTATAAATTCTTCCCCTCCATAGCGAGCGCATATGTCAAGCGGCCTGCAGACGGATTTTATCGTCCTTGCGACACCCCTTAAAACCATATCTCCGAACAGGTGGCCGTATGTGTCGTTTATCTGCTTGAAATGGTCTATGTCGGCTACTATCAAAGACATCGCGCCTGTTTTATTTTTACGCGAGCGCCTGTCGGAAAATACCGATTTCATCAATGTGTTAAAATGCGATTTCTGATACAAGCCCGTCAGGGCGTCCGTTATCGCCATGTCAAAAAACCGCCTTTTTTCAACCATAATCCTGAATTCATTGTAAATCATTATTCCGGTATATGTAAATATCATGGCAAAAGCCGGGTAGGTTATATTGACTAATACCCCTGAATATAAAAAAACCATGATTGAGGCGGCGCAAAAACAACATAATAAAGCGGCGGCCGACAAAAGCCCTCTTACCAGATGATATAATGATAAAAGCAGTGTGGTAAAAAAAGCCATAAAAACAATAAGCAATACGGTCAGGGCATTGGGAACAAACCGGCAAAAATCAGACCTAAAAATATTATCCAGTATACATGCATTTACGCCCATTGCCGGATACAGCGGTTCAAGCGGCGTGGGTTTTATATCTATAAGCCCTGATACAGACATGCCTACAACGCATATCTTGCCGCTTAAGGAATCGGCGGGAACAATAGGGTGCTGGTTCTTGCACACCATGGAAAACGATTTTATTACATCAAAAAACGAAAAATGCCTGAAACTCTCTTTCCACCGGCCGGGCCAGTTTATCACCATCTGATAATTCGTATCTATAGGTATATCTATATTGCGCGCCCTAACGCCTTCTTTGCCGTTAACGGGAAGCCTTATATATTTTCCCTTCTTTACGATAATTTCTTTCTCGGAAACACCCAGCAGGTCGCAGGCAAGGCAAAAAGCTGACTGAAAATAACGTTTGCCATTATATTCAATGATAAGAGGCACCCTTCGCAAAATACCATCGGGGTCAGGCAGTATATTAATAAATCCCGTGCCCTTTGCAAGAAGGGCGAATTGAGGCATACTGGCATCTATGCCGTATATATCGTTATCGGTTATCGCCTTGCGGGAGTCCATAGCCTCAACCTTAAACGCGTACGGCAGATAGACATTGCCCGCATGGGCTAAAGACTCTGACATGACCGCGTCATAGGCATCATTCGTCGGTTCGCTGAATATTACATCATAGAATACCGCGCGAGCATTAAACTCTTTTAAAGCCGTTATCATGCCGGCATGCCAATTCCTGTCCCAGGGCCAGCGGCCCAGATGATCAATACTGTCCTGGGCTATATCAATAGAAACTATCTCTTGGCTTAAGGGTTGGGGGGGGATTAAGCGGAACCTGTAATCAAGCAGTATCAGTTCAACCTTGTCAAGGGAGCGCATCTGGAATAAAAATAATACGATAAGACAGCAGGCAAGGGTTATGGCGTACCTTCTTACGGAATAATCTCTAAAAAACCTGATCCCGCGCAATCTGATTTTTTTAAATAATCTTTTTCTGGCGAGCTTTTTCCTATTCTCCCGGCTTACCATGCTTGACCTCAAAACGCGTCCCCTTTACGCCGACCATTGATGTCGGGGTCCTTACCCTGAATTTTGACTGTTCCGGTAATTTATCAACTCTGATTAGTATATCACCAATTGCCAGGTCAAGCATTATATTTTCGCATGTATCTGCGTTACCCGCCATCAGGCTGGTAAACGTAAGATTGGAATTATCCCGCAATCTAATCTTAAAAGACGCCTTGCCTTTTCTGCTAAACTGCATATCCACAAATGAACCATCCCCTATTTTTATGACGTCTGCCTGCGACAGTATATACCCGTTTTCAGCCTTCACCCACGATCGCTGGCCTGATTTTTTAATATCCGCCTCGCCTGATATACCGGTTATCACTCCGTTATACAAAACAAAAGCGGGCTCATCCCATGCGCTTCCGGCAGAGGTAATGATAATTAATAAAAAGCACAGGCACAATATATAAACAGGCTTAAGCATTGGAAGCAACCTCCCGCAACATTCTGTTTAAGTCTTCTATCTGTTCATAATCAATGGCGGTAATCGCGGGTAATGCCAGCTGGCGAGCGGCAGTAACAGCCGCTTCTATATTATTGCTTAAAAAATTATTCAACAAATCATCAAGCGATCCGGCATCAACAGTACCCTTGAACAGGTCCTGAAATATGGCCTTAATTGAATCAACAACTTCCTGCTGACGGTCCAGCGGTATAGAACGGTCAACAGAAAGAACGCCTACGGCAAGGTCAATTAAAACATGCCACGGATACGCCATAACCTTTTTTTCGTTGGCGATAGCGCTCACAAGCATTAAGGCAGGGTTTAAAAATAACCCGTCATCTTCGCGATACGAAATGGTTATCTTATCTTCAGGCCTAAGGCCGTCTATTTTAGCGGTAAGCATATTATCCAATTCATGATATTTTACCGTGTCTAATCCCTTGAATTGCGCAAGCACATTCTCCAGCCTGACAGCATCATTAGACCTTGATACAAAACTGACATATAATTTCCCCGAGAATCTGCTGTCTCTTTTAAAAGATAACATTTTAAGCGCTATGATATCCAATACGCCTCTTGTGATAAATTCCGCGTCCTTACCTGCGCCTGGATCGGGAAACATGTCCACATTTATCTCTATTGCCTTATTGTGCGAGAATCCTTTAAACTTATCCGTTGCGCTTGAGGCTATCTCTCCTGAACGCTTAGATTGCGCGGACACCTCATCCAGCGGCCCGCCACGAAATTCAAACGGAATATTGTCACGGTCTCTATCCTCCAAAAAAGTAGGGGATTTGCCTACTTGCACTTTTGTCCCTGCCGGAATATCATCAATACGACCTGTGGAAAGATCTGTGGTCTTAACACGCCCTTCATGCACAATAACTGTGGTTACTCCAGCCTGACCCGATTCCTTTAGCCCGGTGGCAGGCTTTTCTTCTTCAAATAACGAATACGGATCTATGCCGCTATTGCTAAGAGAGGTTTCTCTTAAAAATAAATTGCAATATGTTTGGGTATAATGAGAAAGAATACTTGACGGTATTATGACAACACTGATAATGGAGGCCATAATATAAACCGCGCACAACACAATAAATTTATTATGCCCGTAAAAACTTTTCCTCATAATATCTCCCTAACTTGTTTACACACATCATTTTGAGAGCTTTTATTAAGTAAACCATAAGTCTTTCTTACTATAAGTATAATATATGTTTGGAAGTTTATCAAGGGGTAGGCTGTGTTTTAAGGTATTTTACAAATAATCTTCTCTTACAAGAAAGGCCGCTGATTCTATGTGTTTTGTCCGGGAAAACATATCAAAACAGGCAACACGCTCCAATCTCCAGGCTTTTGAGGCTGTTAAGGATTTTAAATCGCGGGCCAATGTTGCCGGGTGGCAAGATATATAATACAATGAATCCGTGTCTTTTAACCCGTTTAATAAAGAAACCATTTCCGGGCTAATGCCCGAACGCGGAGGGTCAACAAGAACGGCATTCCTCTTACCGTGGAATTTATCGTAAACTGCCTTTAGCTTATCTTGGGCATTGCCGCAGTAGAACTTGACATTATCAGCCGATAAATCTTTTTTGGATATAACAGCACAGTCTATCGCGAGAGGATCATTATCAATACCAATAACGGCTTTAAACAAACTCCTTAACATCAGGCCGAAAAAGCCGGTTCCGCAATAAACATCAAATAAAACCAACGGGTCATTTTTGCGCATCTGTCCGCCAAGCCAGTTCATTATATCTATTGCCGCCGCGCGGTTTACCTGTGAAAATGCCATTGGAGAAAATGTAAGCCGCGTGCCGAGAAAATCATCTTTAAAAAATCTATGGCCCGCTCTTTGGCTTATCCAAGTATTGCCGATATTATCACGCTTTATCGTGATGTCTTTTTTACGGTCCGCGGGGGATAGTTTCAAAATGGCGTCGTTAATCTCATCGCATGCGATAGGACACAGGGTGATAGCCACTATACTGCTGTTATCTTTGGAAAAAAACCCGTACCCGTCATCCGAGCTGTGGACTGTTACAGAGCTTCGGTAATTATATCCCGGCGGATAGGAAACAATATCCTCCAAAACATAACCTTGACAGCACCCTATCCTGTCTAATATCTGTTTTACCTGCTCACCCTTATAAAAAACTTCTCTTTCATAGGCCAGGTGCTGGTATTGACAGCCTCCGCATTTTTCATAATACGGGCAAACAGGCATTACGCGTTCGGGTGAAGGTTTGATTATGTCGGCGACCTGTCCTGTGATAAAACGCCCTTTGTCAGCAAGCCTTTTAAATAAAACATGTTCGCCCGGGAGCGCGCCCTCTATGAAGCAGACCTTGCCGTCTATCCTGCCGACACCGGCACCGCCATAAGAAACTCCGTCAATATCAATCTCTTGCAGTTTTTCCATATAAAAATAACTCCTATCTCCTTTTGAGCGCTGTAAAATGCTTACCGGGTATTAATATTTGTAAATCAATATAACATGAAAATTCCGGCGAAACTTTGATTTTATCGCCTGTCGGTAGAATATGGTTTAAAAACAAAAACCCTCTGCGAAAAGAACTATTTACCATACATGAGTTTAAGTTGTTCAACGGACGGAAAAACCGGATACCATTCCCCTTGAGGCCCTGTAAAACCATCCTTATATTTTTTTAACACAATGGCAGTATAGGTGGCATCTGAATTTATGATATTT encodes the following:
- a CDS encoding SpoIIE family protein phosphatase, producing the protein MHSPLGRFRIKLIISFAGVVAIVCFVSGLFACRYASDFTLNNIRDNLIEIAQIASSGVDADELLSIPLDASGAHTPAYKHIEEALSLVQSKAPSIKYIYIFRKDRVKQGVLRFVLDVDIGTEDAGNTAQPGDEYDASNFPQLLKGFTRPSADTSVTSDNWGQFLSGYAPIRDKDGNCVAVLGVDMKAEDIHRAESGVKRHLLLSLVFGIILSLIFAYFLSGGMSCKVTALKKGFQRVAAGDLEYSVKVRGNDELSDLAVYFNKMSVDLKQHIAKLQKTTSDKERLLSELNIAKKIQQSFLPDSMPEIPGADISAMTIPAMTVGGDFYDFIPIDDNRVGIVIADVSGKGVPAALFVALSRAIIRSNASLFDSPHMMIEHANLRMIELSRSTMFETLFYAVLDTRRMTFSYANAGHNPPIVLTAPLLEASLLKAQAMPIGIRPGIVIGTETRSVCRQDMIVLYTDGVTETRNLKDEEYGTIRLMKILRDNASMASSEIIDKIKEDLKTFSQGKQQHDDMTLIVIKIL
- a CDS encoding diguanylate cyclase, producing the protein MRSSMVSRENRKKLARKRLFKKIRLRGIRFFRDYSVRRYAITLACCLIVLFLFQMRSLDKVELILLDYRFRLIPPQPLSQEIVSIDIAQDSIDHLGRWPWDRNWHAGMITALKEFNARAVFYDVIFSEPTNDAYDAVMSESLAHAGNVYLPYAFKVEAMDSRKAITDNDIYGIDASMPQFALLAKGTGFINILPDPDGILRRVPLIIEYNGKRYFQSAFCLACDLLGVSEKEIIVKKGKYIRLPVNGKEGVRARNIDIPIDTNYQMVINWPGRWKESFRHFSFFDVIKSFSMVCKNQHPIVPADSLSGKICVVGMSVSGLIDIKPTPLEPLYPAMGVNACILDNIFRSDFCRFVPNALTVLLIVFMAFFTTLLLSLYHLVRGLLSAAALLCCFCAASIMVFLYSGVLVNITYPAFAMIFTYTGIMIYNEFRIMVEKRRFFDMAITDALTGLYQKSHFNTLMKSVFSDRRSRKNKTGAMSLIVADIDHFKQINDTYGHLFGDMVLRGVARTIKSVCRPLDICARYGGEEFIIMLPQTTAKEAMGFAERIRKAVENKIFRYMKRSCKVTISLGVAELDREKNQQLLVQKADTALYQAKARGRNTVCKG
- a CDS encoding FecR domain-containing protein translates to MLKPVYILCLCFLLIIITSAGSAWDEPAFVLYNGVITGISGEADIKKSGQRSWVKAENGYILSQADVIKIGDGSFVDMQFSRKGKASFKIRLRDNSNLTFTSLMAGNADTCENIMLDLAIGDILIRVDKLPEQSKFRVRTPTSMVGVKGTRFEVKHGKPGE
- a CDS encoding methyltransferase domain-containing protein, coding for MEKLQEIDIDGVSYGGAGVGRIDGKVCFIEGALPGEHVLFKRLADKGRFITGQVADIIKPSPERVMPVCPYYEKCGGCQYQHLAYEREVFYKGEQVKQILDRIGCCQGYVLEDIVSYPPGYNYRSSVTVHSSDDGYGFFSKDNSSIVAITLCPIACDEINDAILKLSPADRKKDITIKRDNIGNTWISQRAGHRFFKDDFLGTRLTFSPMAFSQVNRAAAIDIMNWLGGQMRKNDPLVLFDVYCGTGFFGLMLRSLFKAVIGIDNDPLAIDCAVISKKDLSADNVKFYCGNAQDKLKAVYDKFHGKRNAVLVDPPRSGISPEMVSLLNGLKDTDSLYYISCHPATLARDLKSLTASKAWRLERVACFDMFSRTKHIESAAFLVREDYL